The proteins below come from a single Candidatus Planktophila dulcis genomic window:
- a CDS encoding ribose-5-phosphate isomerase produces the protein MRIHIGSDHAGLDFKNELITHLVMNGHDVTDHGPYEYDALDDYPDFCIPCAEAVSKDATSMGIVLGGSGNGEQMAANKVKGIRAALVWSIETAKLAREHNNANVIAVGGRMHESDFVKQLIDTFIATPFPGDERHVRRIEKVGNYEVTGDL, from the coding sequence ATGCGCATTCATATCGGTAGCGATCACGCTGGCCTTGATTTCAAGAATGAACTCATCACCCACCTTGTGATGAATGGCCATGACGTCACAGATCACGGCCCTTATGAATATGACGCACTCGATGATTACCCAGATTTCTGTATTCCCTGTGCTGAGGCTGTCTCAAAGGATGCGACCTCTATGGGCATAGTCCTAGGTGGCTCTGGCAATGGCGAGCAGATGGCAGCAAATAAAGTTAAGGGAATTCGCGCAGCACTTGTCTGGAGTATTGAGACAGCAAAGCTTGCGCGCGAACATAACAATGCCAATGTCATTGCAGTCGGTGGCCGTATGCACGAATCAGATTTTGTGAAGCAACTGATAGATACCTTTATCGCAACGCCATTTCCAGGAGATGAGCGCCATGTAAGACGCATTGAAAAAGTTGGAAATTACGAAGTAACCGGTGATCTCTAA
- the trmB gene encoding tRNA (guanosine(46)-N7)-methyltransferase TrmB has translation MEQPTIRSYRIRGTRITAPQQSALDKYWGIYGIDYSLTPISPSQLFPNSKEVILEIGFGMGEATALIGRDFPDTGFLAVEVHKPGIGKLMARIEELALSNIRIIEGDIHPILQTMIPDRSVDGVHLFFPDPWPKKRHNKRRIINQDFLQLIHSKIKDGGFFHIATDWVPYAEYIQEVFAASPLFTGGLVERPQWRPVTRFEGQGITKDHQVNDLKYFKA, from the coding sequence ATGGAACAACCGACGATTCGCAGCTATCGCATACGCGGAACGCGGATCACAGCTCCCCAGCAGAGCGCCCTCGATAAGTATTGGGGGATATATGGAATCGATTACTCCCTCACCCCCATTTCCCCTTCTCAACTCTTTCCCAATTCAAAGGAAGTCATTCTTGAGATTGGCTTTGGCATGGGGGAGGCAACTGCGCTCATTGGTCGAGATTTCCCCGATACGGGATTTCTTGCAGTGGAAGTTCATAAGCCAGGTATTGGAAAGCTGATGGCTCGGATTGAAGAGCTAGCACTTTCTAATATCCGCATTATCGAAGGCGATATCCATCCAATCTTGCAGACAATGATTCCTGATCGTTCCGTAGATGGTGTTCACTTATTCTTTCCCGATCCCTGGCCAAAAAAGCGCCACAATAAACGGCGCATCATCAATCAAGACTTCTTACAGCTCATCCATTCAAAGATTAAGGATGGGGGCTTTTTTCATATTGCTACCGATTGGGTTCCCTACGCTGAATACATCCAAGAAGTATTTGCAGCATCCCCACTCTTCACAGGGGGCCTTGTTGAGCGCCCGCAGTGGCGGCCAGTAACCAGATTTGAAGGACAAGGAATAACGAAAGATCACCAGGTCAATGACCTGAAGTATTTCAAAGCTTAG
- the pepN gene encoding aminopeptidase N, producing MPGTNIKQVEAAERSALIKVSHYSIDLDLTTGAENFRVKTVIHFAGLKPGATTYIDCVGSKVISTKLNGADFDPKFDGETIYLPALAAENVLEIEHDGIYSNSGEGLHRFVDPADNEVYLYTQFETGDARRMYACFDQPDQKATFTISTITPKHWEVISNYGVESTKELDGDRKFTQFAKSQVIATYVTAIVAGAYTSVHDEYKGEKTIPLGIYARKSFFKHVDAENIFEVTKQGFAYFEKTFGLAYPFGKYDQIAVAEYNWGAMENVGCVTFHEDVLIFRSKVTERNYVSRATTIHHEMAHMWFGDLVTMKWWEDLWLNESFAEWASYQSVSESTKYTHAWTEFNSLRKNWAYRVDQLTTTHPIATEMEDLDAVRTNFDGISYAKGASVLQQLVAHVGRDNFIKGLRLYFAKHQYGNTTLKDLIDQLEAASGRDLTPWVSTWLRTAGVNTLSPVIEISGDTYKSISIKQIAPAMPVGSKELRPHRLHVGLFDIKGDKLTRRTSVELDVAGALTEVTALAGEKLADLVLINDKDQTYAKLRFDDRSIATMKSHLGTLDDSLARGLIWASLWDSCRDGELSTSDYVAIALNALKTESDISIVAATYIQFETAIWAYADPAKRDGLRTQVADATAAMLAAAKPGSDHQMQFAKAFANNAITPAHMDKLKAILDGSENGLLIDAEIRWYIFICGVKRGVFGPAEIEAESAKDKTAHGKQYNAYSYAALPTQEAKAKAFASITTDNLSNTIHSYMCRGFNENIHHELLAGFVDQYFDAILKVWETKGFEIAETTATLLFPAWVISDETVKKAQHWLDVTGKDASNALRRSVTEGRDAMSRAIKARAADK from the coding sequence GTGCCAGGCACAAATATCAAGCAGGTTGAAGCAGCAGAGCGTTCAGCACTTATCAAGGTCTCTCACTACTCAATCGACCTCGACCTCACTACCGGTGCAGAGAACTTTCGCGTAAAGACTGTTATCCACTTTGCAGGGCTTAAGCCAGGTGCAACCACATACATCGACTGCGTTGGCAGCAAGGTCATCAGCACAAAGCTCAATGGCGCAGATTTTGATCCTAAATTCGATGGCGAAACCATTTATCTTCCTGCACTTGCTGCAGAGAACGTTCTTGAAATCGAGCACGATGGCATCTACTCAAACTCAGGTGAAGGACTTCACCGCTTCGTAGACCCTGCAGATAATGAGGTATATCTCTATACACAGTTTGAAACAGGCGATGCTCGCCGTATGTATGCATGCTTTGATCAACCTGATCAGAAGGCAACTTTCACAATTAGTACCATCACACCTAAGCATTGGGAAGTCATCTCTAACTACGGCGTTGAATCCACCAAAGAGCTCGATGGCGATCGCAAGTTCACGCAGTTTGCTAAGTCACAAGTTATTGCCACCTATGTCACCGCAATCGTTGCCGGTGCCTACACATCAGTCCATGATGAATACAAAGGCGAGAAGACAATTCCCCTTGGCATCTATGCCCGTAAATCATTCTTTAAGCATGTCGATGCAGAGAACATCTTTGAAGTAACCAAGCAGGGTTTTGCCTACTTCGAAAAAACCTTCGGTCTTGCATACCCATTCGGTAAGTACGACCAGATTGCAGTTGCTGAATACAACTGGGGTGCGATGGAGAACGTCGGCTGTGTGACTTTCCACGAAGATGTCTTGATCTTCCGTTCTAAGGTCACAGAGCGCAACTATGTCAGCCGCGCAACGACTATCCACCACGAGATGGCACATATGTGGTTTGGTGACTTGGTCACCATGAAGTGGTGGGAAGACCTATGGCTCAATGAATCATTTGCTGAATGGGCTTCATACCAATCAGTCTCAGAATCAACGAAATACACACACGCCTGGACTGAGTTCAACTCACTCCGCAAGAACTGGGCATATCGTGTAGATCAGTTAACGACTACTCACCCGATTGCAACTGAGATGGAAGATCTCGATGCAGTGCGCACCAACTTTGATGGAATCTCTTATGCAAAGGGTGCATCTGTCTTGCAGCAGCTTGTTGCTCACGTTGGCCGCGATAACTTCATCAAGGGTCTTCGTCTCTACTTTGCTAAGCACCAATATGGCAATACAACTCTAAAAGATCTCATTGATCAGTTAGAGGCAGCATCGGGTCGCGACCTCACTCCTTGGGTCTCCACATGGCTTCGCACAGCAGGTGTGAACACACTCAGCCCTGTCATTGAAATCAGCGGCGATACATACAAGTCAATCTCTATTAAGCAGATTGCACCTGCAATGCCTGTGGGTTCAAAGGAACTTCGCCCACACCGTCTTCACGTTGGTCTCTTTGATATCAAGGGTGACAAACTCACTCGCCGCACCAGCGTTGAACTCGATGTTGCAGGAGCTCTCACTGAAGTCACAGCACTTGCTGGTGAGAAGCTTGCAGACCTTGTCCTTATCAACGATAAAGATCAGACCTATGCAAAGCTGCGCTTTGATGATCGATCCATTGCAACAATGAAGAGCCATCTTGGAACACTCGATGATTCACTTGCTCGCGGCCTCATCTGGGCATCTCTCTGGGATTCATGCCGTGATGGAGAGCTATCTACTTCTGACTATGTTGCCATCGCACTGAACGCGCTGAAGACAGAGTCTGACATCTCCATCGTTGCAGCCACCTATATTCAATTTGAGACCGCAATTTGGGCATATGCAGATCCTGCTAAGCGCGATGGGCTTCGCACACAGGTTGCTGATGCAACTGCTGCGATGTTGGCTGCGGCAAAACCTGGCAGTGATCACCAGATGCAATTTGCTAAGGCATTTGCAAATAATGCAATCACACCAGCACATATGGATAAGCTCAAGGCAATCCTTGATGGTTCAGAAAATGGACTTCTCATTGATGCTGAAATCCGTTGGTATATCTTCATCTGCGGCGTTAAGCGCGGTGTATTTGGCCCTGCTGAAATCGAAGCAGAGTCAGCTAAAGATAAGACAGCTCACGGTAAGCAATACAACGCTTACTCCTATGCAGCCCTTCCCACACAGGAAGCTAAAGCAAAGGCCTTTGCATCCATCACCACAGATAACCTCTCCAACACAATCCACTCCTATATGTGCCGTGGATTTAACGAGAATATCCATCACGAACTACTTGCTGGATTTGTCGATCAATACTTCGATGCAATCTTGAAGGTCTGGGAGACAAAGGGATTTGAAATCGCAGAGACAACTGCGACCTTGTTATTCCCAGCATGGGTTATCAGCGATGAAACTGTGAAGAAGGCTCAGCACTGGCTCGATGTCACCGGCAAGGATGCATCCAATGCACTTCGCCGTTCAGTGACAGAGGGTCGCGATGCTATGTCTCGCGCGATTAAAGCTCGCGCTGCAGATAAGTAA
- a CDS encoding HNH endonuclease: MNRTLVLNATYEPLGVVTDRRALILVLNNRATMIESSGTVLHFATGQLELPLVIRLNKFVKIPYRHAVPLSRRAIFARDGGRCVYCHAAATSIDHVIPRSRGGGHNWENVVSACHKCNHVKADKPLKELGWRLRSLPREPVGAAWRILGTGRTESRWLPYLEPFGVAAATA, from the coding sequence ATGAACCGCACGTTGGTACTCAACGCCACCTATGAACCTCTAGGTGTTGTTACTGATCGTCGCGCGCTTATTTTGGTTCTCAATAATCGGGCAACAATGATTGAATCCTCTGGAACTGTTCTGCACTTTGCAACAGGTCAGCTCGAACTTCCACTTGTTATTCGCCTCAATAAATTCGTCAAGATTCCATATCGCCACGCAGTTCCACTTTCACGTCGGGCAATCTTTGCTCGCGATGGTGGTCGCTGTGTCTACTGCCATGCAGCTGCAACTTCTATTGACCACGTGATCCCGCGTTCTCGTGGCGGCGGTCACAATTGGGAGAATGTTGTCAGCGCTTGCCATAAGTGCAACCATGTCAAAGCTGATAAGCCGTTAAAAGAATTGGGATGGCGACTGCGTTCACTTCCTCGCGAACCTGTGGGTGCTGCATGGAGAATTCTTGGAACAGGTCGCACTGAATCTAGATGGCTTCCATACCTTGAGCCATTTGGCGTCGCTGCAGCCACTGCATAG
- a CDS encoding mechanosensitive ion channel family protein, whose translation MSERTQAIWDWFNGAPLRVLVIFLVAAIGHLVGHRAIDRAIDRLASADLKPGPGTAKRQAERARTIGTVFSSTFNAAIWIIAFGMILGEFGFNLGPVIASAGVIGVALGLGAQTLVRDILSGIFMLIEDQYGVGDDVKVQDVEGKVERVGLRITQVRDKKNVLWYIRNGEILTVGNKSQKR comes from the coding sequence ATGAGCGAACGCACGCAGGCAATCTGGGATTGGTTCAATGGAGCCCCACTTCGAGTACTGGTGATCTTCCTGGTCGCAGCTATCGGCCACCTCGTAGGACACCGCGCCATCGACCGTGCCATCGACCGATTAGCTAGCGCCGATCTCAAGCCAGGGCCAGGAACTGCAAAGCGTCAAGCAGAACGTGCTCGCACAATCGGAACAGTATTTAGCTCAACATTTAATGCAGCTATTTGGATCATCGCCTTTGGAATGATTCTTGGTGAATTCGGATTTAATCTCGGGCCCGTGATTGCATCTGCTGGTGTCATCGGTGTTGCACTCGGACTTGGCGCACAGACTCTTGTCCGTGACATTCTTTCAGGAATCTTTATGTTGATTGAAGATCAATATGGTGTTGGCGATGATGTCAAAGTCCAAGATGTTGAAGGAAAAGTTGAACGTGTGGGACTAAGAATTACTCAAGTGCGCGATAAGAAGAATGTGCTCTGGTATATCCGAAACGGTGAGATTCTCACTGTCGGAAATAAATCTCAGAAGCGTTAA
- a CDS encoding globin, whose protein sequence is MERDTTNYYELFGGEVFFADLVSQFYAHVATNEILRPMYPESDMKGAAHRLQIFLEQYWGGPTTYQEERGHPRLRMRHAGFHINPEAKEAWLDCMGKAVDGMKLEPELREKLWRYLEGAALHMVNALD, encoded by the coding sequence GTGGAGCGCGACACAACGAATTACTACGAACTCTTTGGGGGAGAAGTCTTCTTCGCAGATCTCGTCTCACAGTTCTATGCACATGTTGCCACCAATGAGATCTTGCGCCCGATGTATCCAGAGTCAGATATGAAGGGTGCAGCCCATCGATTGCAGATCTTCCTTGAACAATATTGGGGAGGGCCTACTACCTATCAAGAAGAGCGCGGACATCCACGTCTTCGTATGCGCCATGCAGGTTTTCATATCAACCCAGAAGCAAAAGAAGCCTGGCTTGATTGCATGGGTAAGGCAGTAGATGGAATGAAGTTAGAACCTGAACTGCGTGAGAAGTTATGGCGCTATTTAGAAGGCGCTGCCCTTCATATGGTGAACGCTCTGGATTAA
- a CDS encoding MFS transporter has translation MAKQKIHPGWIAVTVTFFTLMASAGYRSAPSVLIVPLEDAFGWSRSQISLAVSINVLLFGLVAPFAAALMERFTVRKVVMSALTLVAISSTSTIFMTQPWHLWALWGVGVGVGTGSMALVFAATIANRWFVARKGIVIGALTAATASGQLVFLPMLSYFAINYGWKSVSLTVGTAAALVIPFIYFFLKEKPEALGMTPYGAPSDWQPPAPNELSARRIAIDTLRVSSKSRDFWILFGTFLVCGLSTNGLIGTHFIPAAHDHGMAETVAAGLLALIGLFDVIGTLFSGYLTDRIDPRKLLFFYYGLRGLSLFLLPSILFSSVHPSTLVFVIFYGLDWVATVPPTLVLCRMVMGNQRSAVVYGWVFVGHQIGASIAALGAAVLRVKLGDYAAAFYISGAMCLVASFAVLQIAKGKSTAELRG, from the coding sequence ATGGCTAAGCAGAAGATCCACCCTGGGTGGATAGCAGTCACCGTTACCTTCTTCACCTTGATGGCATCTGCTGGCTATCGCTCGGCTCCTTCAGTTCTCATCGTTCCTCTTGAAGATGCATTCGGTTGGTCACGCTCTCAGATTTCACTGGCAGTCTCTATCAATGTGCTCCTCTTTGGTTTGGTAGCACCCTTTGCTGCAGCGTTGATGGAGCGATTTACCGTTCGTAAAGTGGTGATGTCAGCTCTTACTTTAGTTGCCATCAGTTCAACCTCGACAATCTTTATGACCCAACCGTGGCACTTGTGGGCGCTGTGGGGGGTAGGCGTTGGAGTTGGCACAGGATCCATGGCTCTTGTCTTTGCAGCAACCATTGCTAATCGCTGGTTTGTGGCGCGCAAGGGAATTGTTATTGGTGCGCTCACCGCAGCAACAGCAAGTGGACAGCTGGTCTTCTTGCCGATGCTTTCGTACTTTGCGATCAACTATGGCTGGAAGAGCGTCTCACTCACTGTGGGAACTGCCGCAGCTCTTGTCATTCCCTTTATCTACTTCTTCCTCAAGGAAAAGCCTGAAGCGCTTGGCATGACTCCTTACGGTGCACCCAGTGATTGGCAGCCACCTGCACCTAATGAACTCTCTGCAAGACGCATTGCAATCGATACCTTAAGAGTTTCATCCAAGTCGAGAGATTTCTGGATTCTCTTTGGAACATTCCTCGTCTGTGGGCTATCAACTAATGGCCTTATTGGCACTCACTTTATTCCCGCTGCCCACGATCATGGGATGGCAGAGACAGTTGCTGCAGGACTTCTTGCACTCATTGGTCTCTTTGATGTGATTGGTACTCTCTTTTCTGGCTATCTCACAGACCGAATTGACCCACGCAAACTTCTCTTCTTCTATTACGGTCTTCGCGGACTATCACTCTTTCTCTTGCCTTCCATTCTCTTTAGTTCAGTGCATCCATCGACTCTTGTCTTTGTTATCTTCTATGGCCTTGATTGGGTTGCAACAGTCCCGCCAACGCTGGTGCTCTGTCGCATGGTGATGGGCAATCAACGCTCAGCAGTTGTCTATGGATGGGTATTTGTGGGCCATCAAATTGGTGCATCTATTGCCGCCCTTGGCGCTGCAGTTCTTCGCGTCAAACTCGGTGATTATGCAGCTGCCTTCTATATCTCAGGGGCGATGTGTCTTGTTGCATCATTTGCAGTACTGCAGATAGCTAAGGGCAAGAGCACAGCAGAGCTTCGAGGTTAA
- a CDS encoding acyl-CoA thioesterase, whose amino-acid sequence MIYTGKQFVRWDDIDAFGHVNNAKYLTYIQEARFLWSTITEMVVARAEVDYIEAIYEGGRFYDVNLWVEAIGNSSFTMAYEVVGDNGVVHAKVKTVQVVVSMETMKSRPLKDSEREFLNQYLKA is encoded by the coding sequence ATGATTTATACAGGTAAGCAATTTGTGCGTTGGGATGACATCGATGCATTTGGCCATGTCAATAATGCAAAGTATCTGACCTATATCCAAGAGGCACGCTTCCTGTGGTCAACCATCACGGAGATGGTTGTTGCACGCGCTGAAGTAGATTACATAGAAGCAATCTATGAAGGTGGTCGTTTCTACGATGTCAATCTCTGGGTCGAAGCGATTGGTAATTCATCTTTTACAATGGCTTATGAAGTAGTGGGTGATAACGGTGTTGTGCACGCAAAGGTAAAGACCGTGCAAGTTGTTGTGAGCATGGAGACGATGAAGTCTCGTCCGCTTAAAGATTCAGAACGTGAGTTCCTGAATCAATATCTAAAGGCTTAA
- the ettA gene encoding energy-dependent translational throttle protein EttA: MAEFIYTMKKARKAHGEKVILDDVTLMFLPGAKIGVVGPNGAGKSTVLQIMAGLQQPSNGEAYLSPGYTVGILLQEPHLNEEKTVLENVQEGVAETMEMVRRFNEISEEMANPDADYDKLLAEMGELQEQLDHRNAWELDSQLEQAMDALRCPPGDSDVKVLSGGEKRRVALCKLLLEAPDLLLLDEPTNHLDAESVLWLEQHLSKYPGTVVAITHDRYFLDNVAQWILELDRGRAYPYEGNYSTYLETKSARLKVEGQKDAKRARRLTEELDWVRQNAKGRQTKSKARLARYEEMAAEADKMRKLDFDEIQIPPGPRLGNIVVEVEHLVKGFGDRVLIDDLSFTLPRNGIIGVIGPNGAGKTTLFKTILGMETPDSGSVKIGETVKISYVDQSRGGIDPKKSLFEVVSDGLDFMKVGQVEMPSRAYVAAFGFKGPDQQKPAGVLSGGERNRLNLALTLKQGGNLLLLDEPTNDLDVETLGSLENALLEFPGCAVVISHDRWFLDRVTTHILAYEGDSKWFWFEGNFESYEENKIARLGADAARPHRVTYRKLTR, translated from the coding sequence ATGGCTGAGTTCATTTACACGATGAAGAAGGCGCGTAAAGCGCATGGCGAGAAGGTAATTCTCGATGATGTGACGTTGATGTTCTTGCCTGGCGCAAAGATCGGTGTTGTCGGTCCCAACGGTGCTGGTAAATCAACAGTCCTTCAAATCATGGCAGGACTACAGCAGCCATCTAATGGCGAGGCATATCTATCACCTGGTTACACAGTCGGAATCCTCTTGCAGGAACCACACCTAAATGAAGAGAAAACAGTTCTTGAAAATGTGCAAGAGGGCGTTGCTGAAACCATGGAGATGGTTCGCCGCTTCAATGAAATTTCAGAGGAGATGGCAAACCCTGATGCTGACTACGACAAGTTATTGGCTGAGATGGGTGAGCTCCAAGAACAACTCGATCACCGCAATGCATGGGAGTTAGATTCACAACTCGAGCAGGCGATGGATGCTCTCAGATGCCCACCAGGAGATTCTGATGTGAAGGTTCTCTCTGGTGGAGAAAAGCGCCGCGTTGCACTCTGCAAGTTACTTCTTGAAGCACCAGATTTACTGCTCCTTGATGAACCAACGAACCACTTAGATGCTGAATCTGTTCTCTGGCTTGAGCAACATTTGAGTAAGTACCCAGGCACCGTTGTTGCGATTACGCACGATAGATACTTCCTAGACAACGTTGCACAGTGGATTCTTGAACTCGACCGCGGTCGTGCTTATCCCTATGAAGGAAATTACTCCACCTATCTTGAGACAAAGTCAGCACGTCTTAAAGTTGAAGGCCAGAAAGATGCAAAGCGTGCCAGGCGTCTGACAGAGGAACTTGATTGGGTTCGCCAGAATGCAAAGGGCCGCCAGACAAAGTCCAAGGCTCGTCTTGCTCGCTATGAAGAGATGGCAGCTGAGGCAGACAAGATGCGTAAGTTGGACTTCGATGAGATTCAGATTCCACCTGGCCCGCGTCTTGGAAATATTGTTGTTGAAGTTGAACACCTTGTGAAGGGTTTTGGCGATCGTGTACTGATCGATGATTTGTCCTTTACCTTGCCACGAAATGGAATTATTGGAGTTATTGGGCCCAACGGCGCTGGTAAGACAACTCTCTTTAAGACCATTCTTGGTATGGAGACACCTGATTCAGGCAGTGTGAAGATTGGTGAGACGGTAAAGATTTCCTATGTGGATCAGTCACGTGGTGGCATCGATCCAAAGAAATCACTCTTTGAAGTGGTCTCAGATGGTCTTGATTTTATGAAGGTCGGACAAGTGGAAATGCCATCGCGTGCATATGTTGCAGCATTTGGTTTTAAGGGTCCTGATCAACAAAAGCCTGCAGGTGTTCTCTCAGGTGGTGAGCGAAACCGTTTGAACTTAGCTCTGACACTCAAGCAAGGTGGCAATCTATTGCTGCTGGATGAGCCAACGAACGATCTTGATGTGGAAACTCTTGGATCACTTGAAAATGCGCTCCTTGAATTTCCTGGTTGCGCCGTTGTGATCTCCCACGATCGATGGTTTCTGGACCGCGTGACAACACACATCTTGGCTTATGAAGGTGATTCCAAATGGTTCTGGTTTGAAGGAAATTTTGAATCCTATGAAGAGAACAAGATTGCGCGACTTGGAGCAGATGCAGCTCGCCCTCACCGCGTCACCTATCGAAAGCTCACACGCTAA
- a CDS encoding substrate-binding domain-containing protein: MTFSKKAKALVIAGLIAISSATPAHAVDLQGSGASFVDPLLQACKAGFAKASSHSYVYTSTGSGTGQKNSDAKIGDFWFSDTPHTAATKRSTVFHAPVVAAPIAVLVNLPAKKDVYLSATTVAKIFAGEITRWNDPAIVADNNRSVASVVYKKDAQGNALKDASGKPVVLRSGTKSVIYTLPNQPIKVIFRSDGSGTSGNFTAWMNAVAPTVWSKAGNNAFTTAFPGNINATGNIGRIVGANQSQGVATLAAKTKYSITYAEKNWGDAYGLRSAYVGNASGSFTFPDSVATSAFLGEASQDANGIVKYDYNTKVAGAYTLGIISYMLIESQYADKTRGAAVKQLAEYIVSPACSGADPKLGFVVISGTFLDKAKAQLAKMNQ, from the coding sequence ATGACATTTTCAAAGAAGGCAAAGGCGCTTGTAATTGCAGGCCTTATTGCAATCTCCTCAGCAACACCTGCTCACGCAGTAGATCTCCAGGGTTCTGGAGCTTCATTCGTAGATCCACTTCTACAAGCTTGCAAAGCTGGCTTTGCTAAGGCATCAAGCCACTCATATGTTTACACATCAACAGGTTCAGGAACAGGCCAGAAGAACTCAGATGCAAAGATTGGTGATTTCTGGTTCTCAGATACTCCACACACCGCTGCAACAAAGCGTTCAACAGTATTCCACGCTCCAGTCGTGGCTGCACCAATTGCAGTACTAGTAAACCTTCCAGCGAAGAAGGATGTCTATCTTTCAGCAACAACTGTTGCAAAGATTTTTGCGGGAGAAATCACTCGTTGGAATGATCCAGCAATCGTTGCGGATAACAACCGTTCAGTCGCATCAGTTGTCTACAAGAAGGATGCACAAGGAAACGCCCTCAAGGACGCAAGTGGAAAGCCAGTAGTCCTTCGTTCCGGTACTAAGTCAGTTATCTACACACTTCCCAACCAGCCAATCAAAGTAATCTTCCGCTCAGACGGATCGGGAACATCAGGTAACTTCACAGCATGGATGAACGCTGTTGCTCCAACTGTATGGTCGAAGGCAGGAAATAACGCTTTCACAACAGCGTTCCCAGGCAACATCAATGCAACTGGAAACATCGGCCGCATTGTTGGCGCTAACCAGTCACAAGGTGTAGCAACACTTGCTGCAAAGACAAAGTACTCAATCACATACGCTGAGAAGAACTGGGGCGATGCTTACGGACTTCGTTCTGCATATGTCGGTAACGCATCTGGAAGCTTCACATTCCCAGATTCAGTTGCTACATCAGCATTCTTGGGCGAAGCATCACAAGATGCTAACGGAATCGTGAAGTACGACTACAACACAAAGGTTGCTGGTGCGTACACACTCGGAATCATCTCTTACATGTTGATTGAGTCACAATATGCAGATAAGACTCGTGGAGCAGCTGTAAAGCAGCTCGCTGAGTACATCGTTTCACCAGCATGTTCTGGAGCGGATCCAAAGCTTGGATTCGTAGTCATCTCAGGTACCTTCCTCGATAAGGCGAAGGCACAGCTTGCAAAGATGAATCAGTAA
- the pstB gene encoding phosphate ABC transporter ATP-binding protein PstB: MTNTSDLNNNEKDESNMTTSKTKPASLASVASARTQSQPGTALLGTGLETRGVHAWFGKKHVLSDVTLDFAAGTVTALIGPSGCGKSTFLRTLNRMHEFIPTAAMAGEVLLDGKDIYSPGTDVTKIRLRVGMVFQKPNPFPSMTIGENVLSGLKLAQIKKSNTDELLESCLTRAGLWNEVKDRLGEHGGALSGGQQQRLCIARSLAVEPQVLLMDEPCSALDPGSTFRIEETIADLAKTMTIVIVTHNMQQAARVSDYTAFFLSDGGPGEMIEAAPTSRIFSAPQDKRTEDYVTGRFG, encoded by the coding sequence ATGACTAACACAAGCGACTTGAACAACAATGAGAAAGATGAGAGCAATATGACAACATCAAAGACAAAGCCAGCATCACTAGCCAGTGTTGCATCCGCTCGCACGCAGTCACAGCCAGGCACCGCATTGCTCGGCACAGGTCTTGAGACCCGTGGCGTGCACGCATGGTTTGGTAAGAAGCATGTTCTCTCAGATGTCACCCTTGATTTCGCAGCAGGAACAGTGACTGCGCTCATTGGACCATCAGGGTGCGGTAAGTCAACATTCTTGCGCACACTCAATCGCATGCATGAGTTCATTCCAACAGCTGCCATGGCAGGAGAAGTACTTCTCGATGGAAAAGATATTTACTCACCAGGAACAGATGTCACCAAGATTCGTCTTCGCGTGGGAATGGTCTTTCAGAAGCCAAACCCATTCCCATCAATGACCATCGGTGAGAACGTTCTCTCAGGCCTTAAGTTGGCTCAGATCAAGAAGAGCAATACAGATGAGCTCCTTGAGTCATGCCTCACCCGTGCAGGTCTTTGGAACGAGGTTAAGGATCGTCTTGGAGAACATGGTGGTGCGCTGTCAGGTGGACAGCAGCAGCGTCTATGTATCGCTCGATCACTTGCAGTTGAGCCACAAGTGCTTCTTATGGATGAGCCATGTTCAGCACTTGACCCAGGTTCAACATTTAGAATTGAAGAGACCATTGCAGACCTTGCTAAGACCATGACCATCGTGATTGTGACTCACAATATGCAGCAGGCAGCGCGCGTCTCTGACTACACCGCCTTCTTCCTCTCTGATGGCGGCCCAGGAGAGATGATTGAGGCAGCACCGACCAGCCGCATCTTCTCTGCACCTCAAGATAAGCGCACAGAAGATTACGTAACAGGGCGTTTCGGCTAA